The nucleotide sequence CAGAGTCTTGGACATATCTAGAGTTCTCGCTGGAGTAAGTACTACACGTGTATGAGATATCTGTGCTATCGTTAACACCAGAGAGCCATATTGCGCGCAGATTCTCGGTGATCTAGGGTTCGTAGCAACTCGCCTCTCGAATCCGTCCCATTTCTGACTTTGACAGAGCCGAAGTTATCAAGATCGAACATCCGACACGAGGCGACGATACGAGAGCATGGGGACCTCCTTTTGCACCTTATAAAGACGGACGAGATGGCGAGGGCGAAAGTGCATATTATTTATCGGTAAGTCTTGCGCTGTCTAGACTTTGACGAGAATTACATGCTTACCACTCTGAGTACAGGTGAACCGAAACAAGAGATCGGTGGCAGTCTCATTCAAGGAAAAAGAAGGGGCAAAACTGATCCGAACCCTCGCCGCGAAAGCCGATATCATCGTCGAGAACTACCTGCCCGGCACTCTGAAGAAATACGGACTCGACTACAATACCCTTGCCAAGACGAACCCTCGGCTTATTTACGCGAGTATCACTGGATATGGCCAGACAGGTCCATATAGCAGTCGCGCAGGTTTCGATGTCATGGTCGAAGCTGAGATGGGTCTGATGCACATCACAGGTCCACGAGATGGACCGCCGGTGAAGGTTGGTGTTGCAGTGACTGACCTGACAACTGGACTATATGCGGTCAATAGTATCTTAGCTGCGGTGATTGAGAGGAATCATTCCGGTCAGGGACAGGCGTTAGACGTGTGCTTGAGTGATTGTCAGGTCGCGACTTTGGCGAACATGGCGCAATCTGTGTTGGTGACAGGGAAGAGAGATGGTGGACGATATGGAACATCACATCGTGAGTCGCTCCACATAAAGTTACTATCACTTGAACTAACGAGAACGCTTAGCATCTGTTGTGCCCTACCGCGCATTCCGCACCAA is from Fusarium musae strain F31 chromosome 4, whole genome shotgun sequence and encodes:
- a CDS encoding hypothetical protein (EggNog:ENOG41), encoding MDKGTVALLRKPHMQMLMPVTQLASRIRPISDFDRAEVIKIEHPTRGDDTRAWGPPFAPYKDGRDGEGESAYYLSVNRNKRSVAVSFKEKEGAKLIRTLAAKADIIVENYLPGTLKKYGLDYNTLAKTNPRLIYASITGYGQTGPYSSRAGFDVMVEAEMGLMHITGPRDGPPVKVGVAVTDLTTGLYAVNSILAAVIERNHSGQGQALDVCLSDCQVATLANMAQSVLVTGKRDGGRYGTSHPSVVPYRAFRTKDGDILIGGANDRLFGVLCKCLGQDNWATDERFSTNSARVANRDVLERMIEDITSSKLSKEWLDIFEGTGLAYAKINDIKDTLEHSHVVARDMIKEIQHPACGQLKVLNSPVKYSRTQPSIRTPPPLLGEHTDEVLRDVLGLDSAEIERLRENKAVGG